The Leptospira wolbachii serovar Codice str. CDC DNA segment TTAGTTTGATACGGGTTGAAGGAAAAAAACTTCTACTGTTAGTGGGGTATAAATGTTCTGAATTTAAAACAATTATATCACAGTTTGTTTTATCTAAAATCTTTTTATAGTTACTTAACAACTTTTGACACTCAAATATATCGTTATAACCGGCGGGAAAATGTAAAACTGATAGCTGTTTATGTCGTAAGCAATTAATTGAATGATTTAGAAAAGTGTAGGGTTTTTTTGGGTGAAATTTTATGAATTGAGCAGTATGAATCGTCCAACCAAAGAATGGTATATAAAAGTTATGGTATCTAAGAATAAATGCAATATTATGCTTGAAAGCTTTCAAAACAGCGAAGAAGTCAATCGGTGAATTGAAATTCATTAATATTAAATAAGGTTTAGCTGATTTATTAAATTCGATTTCATCAACAGATAAATTGAAAATATATGAATGAATAATTACATAGT contains these protein-coding regions:
- a CDS encoding 1-acyl-sn-glycerol-3-phosphate acyltransferase, translating into MVVGKKVLQGITSNLKRLINVLRKLIGTFISLTFIVLINYPLIICLSIIALIVYPFRRDGKYSRIILYYYVIIHSYIFNLSVDEIEFNKSAKPYLILMNFNSPIDFFAVLKAFKHNIAFILRYHNFYIPFFGWTIHTAQFIKFHPKKPYTFLNHSINCLRHKQLSVLHFPAGYNDIFECQKLLSNYKKILDKTNCDIIVLNSEHLYPTNSRSFFPSTRIKLTILDTISHSEYSKMKFLDLNTRILDKFRGYNVQIRKE